A stretch of the Actinoalloteichus fjordicus genome encodes the following:
- a CDS encoding ABC transporter ATP-binding protein, with translation MSATPAASPVGVSARDLDVAYGRDVVVHAASISLDAGTVTALIGPNGSGKSTLLRALARLHPPVAGDVTFADGAELRALSGKDLARRITLLSQHRTAPGGLCVRELVDFGRHPHRSRWGGRDDAGPAAVERAMALTGLTSIADRPVQALSGGQAQRVWLASCLAQDTALLLLDEPTTFLDLRYQVEILDVVRDLADEHGVGVGVVLHDLDQAGAIADRLVLLEEGRITADGTPGDVLTTTNLTRAYGIRVDVDVDPIDGRIHTRAVGRFNCAHARAASV, from the coding sequence GTGTCCGCAACCCCAGCAGCCTCCCCGGTCGGCGTGTCGGCGCGCGACCTCGACGTCGCCTACGGTCGCGACGTCGTCGTGCACGCCGCGTCGATCTCCCTCGACGCGGGCACCGTCACCGCGTTGATCGGGCCGAACGGCAGCGGCAAGTCCACCCTGCTGCGCGCGCTCGCCCGGCTGCACCCGCCGGTCGCAGGCGACGTCACGTTCGCCGACGGAGCCGAGCTGCGTGCGCTGTCGGGCAAGGACCTCGCCCGGCGGATCACCCTGCTCTCGCAGCACCGGACGGCGCCCGGCGGGCTGTGCGTGCGCGAGTTGGTCGACTTCGGGCGCCATCCGCATCGGTCTCGCTGGGGCGGGCGGGACGACGCGGGCCCGGCGGCGGTCGAGCGGGCGATGGCGCTGACCGGGCTCACCTCGATCGCCGACCGCCCGGTGCAGGCGCTGTCCGGCGGGCAGGCCCAGCGGGTGTGGCTGGCCAGCTGCCTCGCCCAGGACACCGCCCTGCTGCTCCTCGACGAGCCGACGACCTTCCTCGACCTGCGTTATCAGGTGGAGATCCTCGACGTGGTCCGCGACCTCGCCGACGAGCACGGCGTCGGAGTCGGCGTCGTGCTGCACGACCTCGATCAGGCGGGCGCCATCGCAGATCGGCTCGTCCTGCTCGAAGAAGGCCGGATCACGGCCGACGGCACCCCTGGCGACGTGCTCACCACCACGAATCTCACCCGCGCATACGGAATCCGGGTCGACGTCGACGTCGACCCGATCGACGGGCGCATTCACACCAGAGCGGTCGGCCGCTTCAACTGCGCGCACGCCCGTGCCGCCTCGGTCTGA
- a CDS encoding cory-CC-star protein → MTDAASPDPSRPVPKPVGRIRAGLRAAAEFHEAWFTARWRSTLRREARDQQDTLRALMLLDTLGVDSPVAYETLELVPFVLADLHEWHRRMGRDEYDGPGGCC, encoded by the coding sequence GTGACGGATGCCGCGTCGCCAGATCCGAGCCGACCGGTGCCCAAGCCGGTCGGCCGGATCAGGGCGGGGCTCCGGGCGGCGGCCGAGTTCCACGAGGCCTGGTTCACCGCCCGGTGGCGGTCGACGTTGCGGCGGGAGGCGCGGGACCAGCAGGACACGCTGCGGGCCCTGATGCTGCTCGACACGCTCGGCGTGGACAGCCCGGTCGCCTACGAGACGCTCGAGCTGGTGCCGTTCGTGCTGGCGGATCTGCATGAGTGGCACCGTCGGATGGGACGGGACGAGTACGACGGACCGGGAGGATGCTGTTGA
- a CDS encoding eCIS core domain-containing protein: MHEKKEQPEKSADHHRRALSPSRRPDTRAPRAAGSVSPQTITVLQRTIGNAAVARMIEQRREAASPDGQPVPGSLVPEVLHSAGLPLAEPVRAEMEERLGADFSDVRVHDDRTAQRSATEIGARAYTSGHHVVLRDGVGDRHTLAHELVHVMQQRLGPVSGTDNGSGLSVSDPSDRFEREAEQTARRVTPGRAPAPAPAPAQPAMTGQTGSVQRAPGTAVQRVAGEDAAPSQQGTAPVDPLSAYEAATYRPGDAGAVGTVTPGVRSAALQKIVWEQHWAPISAVCKKYHYTIAVRETGEYSINRIMEGAKPKPHTILEKSIKDSSVEKEYGPGTGRPQTDPAMVLRWLHAEELDGFVGHWSGAGLIGVRIDNPSEEVLSLGIVQRGAGDAEYVPISVLEPGGGRALTTLKREVPAWKQQLYTGDYDLHEAYSTLGAMGGGGQIAEASTEKVNLLNRLNAGIAGNSSEAVRRGGTAALGTHGLHMENSPYAMFQHGDQATYWTNQILEAQAQPEALRPVVASLVRAVATESNEPMGWCRWGEWYVTDNRDEHAALRERWGLVPPNTWSREAVRRVDADQYRTARYTT, translated from the coding sequence ATGCATGAGAAGAAGGAGCAGCCGGAGAAGTCCGCTGATCACCACCGTCGCGCGCTGAGCCCGTCCCGACGACCCGACACAAGAGCACCGCGCGCAGCCGGATCCGTCTCACCACAGACGATCACGGTCCTCCAGCGGACCATCGGCAACGCGGCCGTGGCTCGGATGATCGAACAGCGGCGGGAGGCTGCCAGCCCGGACGGACAGCCCGTGCCAGGGTCGCTGGTGCCCGAGGTGCTGCACTCAGCAGGCCTGCCGTTGGCGGAACCGGTACGCGCTGAGATGGAGGAGCGGCTCGGTGCGGACTTCTCCGACGTACGGGTGCACGACGACCGCACTGCCCAGCGGTCCGCCACGGAGATCGGAGCACGTGCTTACACATCCGGACACCATGTGGTGCTCAGGGACGGCGTCGGTGACCGGCACACGCTCGCGCACGAGCTGGTGCACGTGATGCAGCAGCGCCTGGGTCCGGTGTCGGGCACGGACAACGGGTCAGGGCTGAGCGTGTCGGACCCGTCGGACCGGTTCGAGCGCGAGGCGGAGCAGACTGCGCGGCGTGTGACGCCGGGGCGGGCACCCGCACCCGCGCCGGCACCGGCTCAGCCCGCGATGACGGGACAGACAGGCTCGGTTCAGCGGGCGCCGGGGACGGCCGTACAGCGGGTGGCGGGCGAGGACGCCGCACCATCGCAGCAAGGAACGGCCCCGGTCGACCCGCTGAGCGCCTACGAAGCCGCCACGTACCGGCCTGGCGATGCCGGGGCCGTCGGAACCGTCACGCCCGGTGTCCGCTCGGCGGCACTCCAGAAGATCGTGTGGGAGCAGCACTGGGCGCCCATCTCGGCGGTGTGCAAGAAATACCACTACACGATTGCCGTACGTGAGACCGGCGAGTATTCCATCAATCGAATCATGGAAGGGGCCAAGCCCAAGCCGCACACCATCTTGGAGAAGTCCATCAAGGACTCCTCCGTCGAGAAGGAGTACGGTCCCGGGACCGGGAGACCGCAGACCGACCCGGCAATGGTGCTGCGCTGGCTCCATGCCGAGGAGCTGGACGGCTTCGTCGGCCATTGGAGTGGGGCGGGGCTGATCGGGGTGCGCATCGACAATCCGTCAGAGGAGGTCCTGAGCTTAGGGATCGTGCAGCGCGGGGCAGGCGATGCGGAGTACGTGCCGATCTCGGTGCTGGAGCCGGGCGGCGGCAGGGCGTTGACCACCCTGAAAAGGGAGGTTCCGGCCTGGAAGCAGCAGTTGTACACCGGGGACTACGACCTGCACGAGGCATATTCCACGCTGGGCGCCATGGGCGGCGGCGGCCAGATTGCCGAGGCCTCGACCGAGAAGGTCAATCTGCTCAACCGGCTCAACGCCGGGATCGCAGGAAATTCGAGCGAGGCGGTGCGGCGCGGGGGCACGGCCGCCCTGGGGACGCACGGGTTGCACATGGAGAACTCCCCGTACGCCATGTTCCAGCACGGCGACCAGGCCACCTACTGGACGAACCAGATCCTGGAGGCACAGGCGCAACCAGAAGCGTTGCGCCCGGTGGTGGCGAGTCTGGTGCGAGCGGTGGCGACGGAGAGCAACGAACCCATGGGATGGTGCCGCTGGGGCGAGTGGTACGTCACCGACAACCGCGATGAACACGCGGCTCTGCGGGAGAGGTGGGGGCTGGTCCCCCCCAACACCTGGAGCCGCGAAGCGGTGCGACGCGTGGACGCGGACCAGTACAGGACGGCCCGGTACACGACCTGA
- a CDS encoding ANTAR domain-containing response regulator: MTEPAAEARPTAQPSNATPPAPRRVVVAEDEALIRLDLVEMLREEGYEVAGEAADGEEAVVLASRLRPDLVILDVKMPRVDGIEAASRIAGDRIAPVVILTAFSQRDLVERARDAGAMAYLVKPFAKRDLIPAVELAMSRFAELRALEGEVADLQERLETRKLIERAKGILMKNQSLSEPEAFRWIQRTAMDRRTTMKAVAAAVVDTLD; encoded by the coding sequence GTGACCGAGCCGGCTGCCGAGGCCCGACCGACGGCCCAGCCCAGCAACGCCACTCCGCCCGCGCCCCGTCGGGTGGTCGTCGCGGAGGACGAGGCGCTGATCCGGCTGGACCTGGTCGAGATGCTTCGCGAAGAGGGCTACGAGGTCGCGGGTGAGGCCGCTGACGGTGAGGAAGCCGTGGTGCTTGCCTCTCGTCTGCGTCCTGATCTGGTGATTCTCGATGTCAAGATGCCCAGGGTCGACGGAATCGAGGCCGCCTCGCGCATCGCGGGCGATCGCATCGCCCCCGTGGTGATCCTGACCGCCTTCAGCCAGCGCGACCTCGTCGAACGCGCGAGAGACGCCGGTGCGATGGCGTATCTGGTCAAGCCCTTCGCCAAGCGAGACCTGATCCCGGCGGTCGAGTTGGCGATGTCTCGCTTCGCCGAGCTTCGTGCGCTGGAGGGCGAGGTCGCCGACCTTCAGGAACGCCTGGAGACGCGCAAGCTCATCGAGCGTGCCAAGGGCATCCTGATGAAGAACCAGTCGTTGAGCGAGCCCGAGGCCTTCCGCTGGATTCAGCGCACGGCGATGGACCGACGGACGACCATGAAGGCCGTTGCCGCCGCGGTCGTCGACACCTTGGACTGA
- a CDS encoding branched-chain amino acid ABC transporter substrate-binding protein: MAQTRLVRTLALAAVLSLTVAGCAQNTDEPAASGEDNGTSADSPGVPENVVLPAGDGTGECEDAAIAYIGTIAGQNAALGLNILYGVRLAVQEHNEANENCQVELVEFDTEGTPDRAPGVVTEAINNESILGVVGLPFSGESAAVGQAFSDAGLATISPSATRPDLSTNGWGTFFRALGNDAVQGPAAASFISENLGAESVCIVQDDSAYGMGLAEEVAAGLGDAVVCNEQIRTQQVEFSAVIGSIEASEPDAIFFAGYYAEAAPFAQQLYDTGLEIDLVAPDGVRDNEFVANAGDAAEGVYFTCPCVPSEGFTDFSDAFEELSGSEPSTYSPEGYDAATILLTALDQGLDTREDVLQYVSEYSGQGLTKNFQWDETGELAETPVWSYRVEGGEIVQGEQIG; encoded by the coding sequence GTGGCCCAGACACGACTCGTACGGACCCTGGCGTTAGCGGCGGTCCTGTCGCTGACGGTCGCGGGGTGCGCGCAGAACACCGATGAGCCGGCGGCCTCTGGCGAGGACAACGGCACGTCCGCCGACTCTCCCGGCGTTCCGGAGAACGTGGTGCTGCCCGCAGGCGACGGGACGGGCGAGTGCGAAGACGCCGCCATCGCCTACATCGGCACCATCGCAGGCCAGAACGCGGCGCTGGGACTCAACATCCTCTACGGCGTGCGGCTCGCCGTGCAGGAGCACAACGAGGCCAACGAGAACTGCCAGGTCGAGCTGGTCGAGTTCGACACGGAGGGCACTCCCGACCGTGCTCCCGGCGTCGTCACCGAGGCGATCAACAACGAGTCGATCCTCGGGGTCGTCGGTCTGCCCTTCTCCGGCGAGTCCGCTGCGGTCGGTCAGGCCTTCTCCGACGCGGGCCTGGCGACGATCAGCCCGTCGGCCACCCGTCCGGACCTGAGCACCAACGGCTGGGGCACCTTCTTCCGCGCCCTCGGCAACGACGCCGTGCAGGGGCCGGCCGCCGCCAGCTTCATCAGTGAGAACCTCGGCGCCGAGTCCGTCTGCATCGTCCAGGACGACTCCGCCTACGGCATGGGCCTCGCGGAGGAGGTCGCCGCCGGACTGGGCGACGCGGTCGTCTGCAACGAGCAGATCCGTACCCAGCAGGTCGAGTTCTCCGCCGTCATCGGCAGCATCGAGGCCAGCGAGCCCGACGCGATCTTCTTCGCAGGCTACTACGCGGAGGCTGCTCCGTTCGCGCAGCAGCTCTACGACACCGGCCTCGAGATCGACCTGGTCGCCCCGGACGGCGTGCGGGACAACGAGTTCGTCGCCAACGCCGGTGACGCGGCCGAGGGCGTCTACTTCACCTGCCCGTGCGTTCCCTCCGAGGGCTTCACCGACTTCTCGGACGCCTTCGAGGAGCTGTCCGGCTCCGAGCCCTCGACGTACTCCCCCGAGGGCTACGACGCGGCGACGATCCTGCTCACCGCGCTCGACCAGGGGCTGGACACCCGCGAGGACGTCCTGCAGTACGTGAGTGAGTACAGCGGTCAGGGACTGACCAAGAACTTCCAGTGGGACGAGACCGGCGAGCTTGCCGAGACGCCCGTCTGGTCCTACCGGGTCGAGGGCGGCGAGATCGTCCAGGGCGAGCAGATCGGCTGA
- a CDS encoding ABC transporter substrate-binding protein yields the protein MRTTRVIIGLSLAAALFAAGCGTTEEVGADPAPSSGDPVTVVDSRGQEVTLDGPAERVAATEWNGVEHLVSLGVMPVAVSDVEGYGQWVSAAPLDDTPTDIGTRGEPSIDTLGTLNLDLVVVTDSLNEGAIAQIEATTPVIVIAGSTAADPIGSMFESLDMVAAATGTEYEAAQLRAGFDEKIAEGTAAVAELGAAGDQFAFSDAYVDSGTVSIRPFTDGALVPEVLEQIGLENAWPMEGDPAFGLGQADVEGLTELPDVHFWYMANDTLGDPYEELADNAIWQSLPFVTSGKVQRFPDSLWMFGGPLSMAQYVDAAVDAIEE from the coding sequence ATGCGCACCACCCGTGTGATCATCGGCCTGTCCCTGGCCGCCGCGTTGTTCGCGGCGGGCTGCGGCACCACCGAGGAGGTCGGTGCCGACCCGGCACCCAGCAGCGGCGATCCGGTCACGGTGGTCGACTCGCGTGGCCAGGAGGTGACGCTCGACGGCCCCGCCGAGCGGGTCGCCGCCACCGAGTGGAACGGCGTCGAACACCTCGTGTCGCTCGGCGTCATGCCGGTCGCGGTGTCCGACGTCGAGGGCTACGGCCAGTGGGTGAGCGCGGCGCCGCTGGACGACACCCCGACCGACATCGGCACCCGTGGCGAGCCGAGCATCGACACGCTCGGGACGCTGAATCTGGACCTCGTGGTCGTCACCGACAGCCTCAACGAAGGCGCTATCGCGCAGATCGAGGCGACGACCCCGGTGATCGTGATCGCGGGCAGCACGGCGGCGGACCCCATCGGATCCATGTTCGAGAGCCTGGACATGGTCGCGGCGGCCACCGGCACCGAATACGAGGCCGCGCAGCTGCGGGCCGGCTTCGACGAGAAGATCGCCGAGGGCACGGCCGCGGTGGCGGAGCTGGGCGCCGCAGGTGACCAGTTCGCCTTCTCCGACGCCTACGTGGACTCCGGCACGGTCAGCATCCGCCCGTTCACCGACGGTGCCCTCGTGCCGGAGGTGCTCGAACAGATCGGGCTGGAGAACGCGTGGCCGATGGAGGGCGATCCGGCGTTCGGCCTCGGACAGGCCGACGTCGAGGGCCTGACCGAGCTGCCGGACGTGCACTTCTGGTACATGGCGAACGACACGCTCGGCGACCCGTACGAGGAGCTTGCGGACAACGCGATCTGGCAGAGCCTCCCGTTCGTCACCAGCGGCAAGGTGCAGCGCTTCCCCGACTCGCTGTGGATGTTCGGCGGTCCCCTGTCCATGGCGCAGTACGTCGACGCGGCCGTCGACGCGATCGAGGAATAA
- a CDS encoding branched-chain amino acid ABC transporter permease gives MNQSLSTQVLAQGQPWIGFDVGLLVDRFWSNTVDGLAYGSIYALVAIGYTLVYGVLKLINFAHSEVFIVGAFAAYFTFTALGFRPGPTLDIPVIEIVVNLLLAGVIAMICSGLLALTLERVAYRPLRRKKAPRLVFLITAVGASFAIQQLILLWRGANPERAIRLLRPETVFEIFGARVTNIQLTVFLASLALMLIADIFINRTRLGRGIRAVAQDPDTATLMGVNRERVIMLTFVVGGVLAGAAALFYIMQIPQGVLYNGGFLLGIKAFTAAVLGGIGNLRGALLGGLVLGIAENYGQSLFGGEWRDIVAFVLLIAILMFRPTGILGESLGKARV, from the coding sequence GTGAATCAGTCTCTTTCTACTCAGGTCCTTGCCCAGGGCCAGCCGTGGATCGGGTTCGACGTGGGGCTCCTCGTCGACCGGTTCTGGTCCAACACCGTGGACGGTCTGGCCTACGGCAGCATCTACGCCCTGGTGGCGATCGGATACACCCTCGTCTACGGCGTTCTGAAGTTGATCAACTTCGCGCATTCCGAGGTCTTCATCGTCGGCGCCTTCGCCGCCTACTTCACCTTCACCGCCCTCGGGTTCCGTCCTGGCCCGACACTGGACATCCCGGTGATCGAGATCGTCGTGAACCTGCTGCTCGCAGGGGTGATCGCGATGATCTGCTCCGGGCTGCTGGCCCTGACCCTGGAGCGGGTCGCCTACCGGCCGCTGCGCCGGAAGAAGGCGCCTCGGCTGGTCTTCCTCATCACCGCGGTGGGCGCCTCCTTCGCCATCCAGCAGCTGATCCTGCTGTGGCGCGGGGCCAACCCGGAACGGGCGATCCGGCTGCTGCGACCGGAGACGGTCTTCGAGATCTTCGGCGCCAGGGTGACCAACATCCAGCTCACGGTCTTCCTGGCCTCACTGGCCCTGATGCTCATCGCGGACATCTTCATCAACCGCACCCGGCTCGGCCGAGGCATCCGTGCGGTGGCTCAGGACCCGGACACCGCCACCCTGATGGGCGTCAACCGGGAACGGGTCATCATGCTGACCTTCGTCGTCGGCGGTGTGCTCGCCGGTGCCGCCGCGCTGTTCTACATCATGCAGATTCCGCAGGGCGTCCTCTACAACGGCGGCTTCCTGCTGGGCATCAAGGCGTTCACCGCCGCTGTGCTCGGCGGCATCGGCAACCTGCGTGGGGCACTGCTGGGCGGTCTGGTCCTCGGGATCGCGGAGAACTACGGACAGTCCCTGTTCGGTGGCGAATGGCGTGACATCGTCGCCTTCGTCCTGTTGATCGCCATCCTGATGTTCCGGCCCACCGGCATTCTGGGCGAGTCTCTCGGGAAGGCACGGGTATGA
- a CDS encoding iron ABC transporter permease: MSTSASGAATLARPPAPPRAPNRRRGRLALLIGGLGAIIVLGSAVHLTQGTSSLDTLDVLRLMFGGGSDDAAAVIVESRLPRLLAAIVVGVALGVAGAVLQSVARNIMASPDTLAVNAGAHLALVAVSAFGLSVPLLGAAGIAFAGGLAAAALVLALSGTGGTGIVRLVLAGTAAALAMAAVTRILLLLFAQETRGLFAWGAGSLGQNGLGGVQTLGPVVGGTLLLLLAMSRRLDLVHLGDDHARSLGVNVGRIRFAAITLAVVLSASAVTLTGPIGFVGLAAPALVRLLVNVVPGLHRHAALIPVSAAMGVVLLLGADVLLRAVIGSQSALEVPTGVVTTVLGGIFLVILARGVRITGRATEPPAAGARGGVQAGRFRLILGALVVGGIGVLAGSVLLGDTNLLLGDVVNWVTGQAGPIVTNVMENRAPRVAAAFLAGASLALAGAVIQAVARNPLAEPGIIGVAGGAGLGAITMITLVPAVGFWAQAGAAGAGAALATTVVFVMAAKGGFASERLVLIGFGVQAVTQALITLLITLTDPWNETKALTWLAGSTYGRSFEHLVPMVLAVLLVVPLLIRARGELDLLSLDDETPRVLGVPVSRSRLLLMVGGVLLTGAAVAGVGVIAFVGLVAPHATRAIVGRRHARALPVAALLGGILVCAADTIGRTVIAPGQLPAGLMTAIIGAPYFIWLLYRSRVRAG, from the coding sequence GTGAGCACCTCCGCATCCGGCGCCGCGACGCTCGCTCGTCCGCCTGCGCCGCCGAGGGCCCCGAACCGACGGCGCGGCAGGCTCGCGCTGCTGATCGGCGGCCTCGGCGCGATCATCGTGCTGGGTTCGGCGGTGCACCTCACGCAGGGCACGTCGAGCCTGGACACGCTCGACGTGCTGCGATTGATGTTCGGCGGCGGCAGCGACGACGCCGCCGCGGTCATCGTCGAGTCGCGGCTCCCCCGGCTGCTCGCGGCGATCGTCGTGGGCGTCGCCCTGGGTGTGGCGGGGGCGGTGCTCCAGTCGGTGGCGCGCAACATCATGGCGTCGCCGGACACGCTGGCCGTCAACGCGGGCGCGCATCTCGCGCTCGTCGCCGTCTCGGCGTTCGGCCTCTCGGTGCCGCTGCTCGGCGCGGCGGGCATCGCGTTCGCGGGCGGCCTCGCCGCTGCGGCGCTCGTGCTCGCCCTGTCCGGAACCGGCGGCACCGGGATCGTGCGGCTGGTCCTGGCGGGTACCGCCGCCGCACTCGCGATGGCCGCCGTGACCCGCATTCTTCTGCTGTTGTTCGCACAGGAGACGCGCGGCCTGTTCGCCTGGGGGGCGGGATCACTGGGGCAGAACGGGCTCGGCGGCGTCCAGACGCTCGGGCCGGTGGTCGGCGGGACGCTGCTGCTGCTCCTCGCGATGTCCCGACGGCTGGACCTGGTGCACCTCGGCGACGACCACGCGCGCAGCCTGGGCGTGAACGTGGGGCGGATCCGCTTCGCGGCGATCACGCTGGCGGTGGTGCTGTCGGCCTCGGCGGTGACGCTGACGGGCCCGATCGGCTTCGTCGGGCTGGCCGCCCCCGCGCTGGTCCGACTCCTGGTGAACGTGGTGCCCGGCCTGCATCGGCATGCGGCGCTGATCCCGGTCTCCGCCGCGATGGGCGTCGTGCTGCTGTTGGGCGCCGATGTGCTGCTGCGCGCGGTGATCGGTTCCCAGAGCGCGCTCGAGGTGCCGACGGGCGTGGTGACGACGGTGCTCGGCGGGATCTTCCTGGTGATCCTGGCCCGAGGCGTCCGGATCACGGGCAGGGCGACCGAACCGCCTGCGGCCGGTGCCCGAGGAGGGGTGCAGGCAGGTCGCTTCCGGCTGATCCTCGGGGCGTTGGTGGTCGGGGGCATCGGCGTGCTGGCGGGGTCGGTCCTGTTGGGCGACACAAATCTGCTGCTCGGTGACGTGGTCAACTGGGTGACCGGCCAGGCGGGTCCGATCGTCACGAACGTGATGGAGAACCGGGCGCCGAGGGTGGCGGCCGCGTTCCTGGCGGGCGCGTCGCTGGCGCTGGCGGGAGCGGTCATCCAGGCGGTGGCCCGAAATCCGCTGGCGGAGCCCGGCATCATCGGCGTCGCGGGCGGCGCGGGGCTCGGCGCGATCACCATGATCACGCTCGTGCCCGCCGTCGGATTCTGGGCCCAGGCGGGCGCCGCGGGCGCGGGCGCCGCCCTGGCGACGACCGTGGTGTTCGTGATGGCGGCGAAGGGCGGCTTCGCCAGCGAACGTCTCGTGTTGATCGGCTTCGGCGTGCAGGCGGTCACCCAGGCGCTGATCACCCTGCTGATCACCCTGACCGACCCGTGGAACGAGACCAAGGCGCTGACGTGGCTGGCAGGCTCGACCTACGGCCGGTCGTTCGAGCACCTCGTGCCGATGGTGCTGGCCGTGCTGCTGGTGGTCCCGCTGCTGATCCGGGCCCGAGGCGAACTGGACCTGCTGTCTCTCGACGACGAGACCCCTCGGGTGCTGGGCGTGCCCGTCTCCCGCTCCCGGCTGCTGCTGATGGTGGGCGGGGTGCTGCTCACCGGTGCGGCGGTCGCGGGCGTGGGCGTGATCGCCTTCGTCGGACTGGTCGCGCCGCACGCGACCCGCGCCATCGTGGGTCGTCGACATGCCAGAGCGCTCCCGGTGGCGGCACTGCTCGGCGGCATCCTGGTGTGCGCGGCCGACACCATCGGGCGCACCGTCATCGCTCCGGGGCAGCTCCCGGCTGGCCTGATGACGGCGATCATCGGCGCGCCCTATTTCATCTGGCTGCTGTATCGAAGCCGGGTGCGGGCGGGGTAG
- a CDS encoding ArsA family ATPase — protein MLLTRPITFFAGKGGVGKTTMAAAHALAAADAGHRTLVVSTDPAHSLGDAFETRLADRPRRIAEGLWAAEPDADAAVRRRVRQVEDDAAAALPRAIMPAVRRHLDHASAGPGMTESALIDLLTGYLAEVPAKWDRLIVDSAPTGHLLRMIALPSLLAPWIHGLTRRRERVVAADRFAEAVVGGPESEPDPLLERLHRRRRRLTEAADRLRDDAEVRLVLVPRRMVLAETERAADALDEGGFTLGRVVLNQIAVDADPVLLARIAQRFARPGIVRYGAASAEPTGFARLRELVARVPE, from the coding sequence ATGCTGTTGACCCGCCCGATCACCTTCTTCGCGGGGAAGGGGGGAGTGGGCAAGACGACGATGGCCGCCGCGCACGCGCTGGCCGCCGCCGACGCGGGGCACCGCACCCTCGTCGTGTCCACCGACCCCGCCCACTCGTTGGGCGACGCCTTCGAGACGCGCCTCGCCGACCGGCCACGACGGATCGCCGAGGGCCTCTGGGCCGCCGAACCCGACGCGGACGCGGCGGTGCGTCGCCGCGTGCGTCAGGTCGAGGACGACGCGGCGGCGGCGCTGCCGCGCGCGATCATGCCCGCCGTGCGGCGGCACCTCGACCATGCCTCGGCGGGGCCGGGGATGACCGAATCGGCACTGATCGACCTGCTGACCGGGTATCTGGCGGAGGTGCCCGCGAAGTGGGATCGGCTGATCGTGGACAGCGCCCCCACCGGACACCTGCTCCGGATGATCGCCCTGCCGTCGCTGCTGGCACCGTGGATTCACGGCCTGACGCGCCGACGAGAGCGGGTGGTGGCCGCCGATCGCTTCGCGGAGGCCGTCGTCGGCGGGCCGGAGTCCGAGCCGGACCCGTTGCTGGAGCGCCTGCACCGGCGGCGTCGTCGCCTGACGGAGGCCGCCGACCGACTGCGCGACGATGCCGAGGTCAGACTGGTACTGGTCCCGCGACGCATGGTGCTCGCGGAGACGGAGCGGGCCGCCGACGCGCTCGACGAGGGCGGCTTCACCCTCGGCCGCGTGGTGCTCAACCAGATCGCGGTCGACGCCGATCCCGTGCTGCTCGCCAGGATCGCGCAACGGTTCGCCCGCCCCGGCATCGTGCGATACGGGGCGGCCTCGGCGGAGCCCACCGGCTTCGCCCGGCTCCGCGAACTGGTGGCGAGGGTGCCGGAGTGA